The Parvibaculaceae bacterium PLY_AMNH_Bact1 genome window below encodes:
- a CDS encoding 3-hydroxyacyl-CoA dehydrogenase NAD-binding domain-containing protein (Derived by automated computational analysis using gene prediction method: Protein Homology. GO_function: GO:0070403 - NAD+ binding [Evidence IEA]; GO_process: GO:0006631 - fatty acid metabolic process [Evidence IEA]) encodes MAAINDVADLSNEGDIAVLTLNSPPVNALSAGVREGIHTGIEKAIADDSVKAIVLICEGRTFIAGADITEFGKAPKGPSLFEAQKMIEDAPKPVVAAIHGTALGGGLEVALTCHYRVAVPSARCGLPEVNLGLLPGAGGTQRLPRIVGPEKAVEMVTSGVPMPAKQCAEVGLVDELAGEDSLRADAIAFASKIVAEGRPLKKVRDSNEKVEAARGKPEIFDNIRKAIARKTRGFLAPEYNIQCIEAAVNLPFDEGIKVEQKLFGELITGPQSAAQRHVFFAERQVWKIPGIAKDIEQIPVKKVGIIGAGTMGGGISMNFANAGIEVVIVERDQAPLDKGLGVIRKNYERTASKGRITADDVETRMGLLSGDTDMKALADCDLIIEAVFENMDVKQDIFKQLDEICKPGAILATNTSALNIDEIASVTKRPEAVIGLHFFSPANVMRLLEVVRADKTSDAVIATSMAIAKKIGKIAALVGVCPGFVGNRILAQRQREANKLIMEGAMPWDVDRVLFDFGLPMGPFAMSDLAGLDLGWRKETSNPDGVLRDRLVELERRGQKTGKGFYDYDENRQATPSKEVEDIIIEFSEKTQHTRRDVTDDEILERCVYPMINEGFKILEEGKAIRASDIDIVWINGYGWPVYRGGPMFYGQQIGLDKVLAKMQEFEKAHGPEFKPSALLERMVSEGKSYAEMGF; translated from the coding sequence ATGGCCGCGATTAATGACGTCGCTGATCTTTCAAATGAAGGCGACATTGCCGTTCTCACCCTCAATTCACCTCCAGTGAATGCGCTGTCTGCCGGGGTGCGTGAAGGCATCCACACAGGCATCGAAAAAGCGATTGCTGATGATAGCGTCAAAGCCATCGTATTGATCTGCGAGGGCCGCACCTTCATTGCAGGCGCCGACATCACAGAGTTCGGCAAGGCTCCTAAAGGCCCTAGCCTTTTTGAAGCGCAGAAGATGATCGAAGATGCGCCAAAGCCAGTTGTTGCGGCCATTCACGGCACGGCGCTCGGCGGCGGCCTGGAAGTGGCGCTGACCTGTCACTATCGCGTCGCGGTTCCTTCAGCCAGATGCGGCCTGCCGGAAGTAAATCTCGGCCTCCTGCCAGGTGCCGGTGGCACCCAGCGCCTGCCGCGTATTGTAGGCCCTGAAAAAGCCGTTGAGATGGTCACATCCGGCGTGCCGATGCCTGCCAAGCAGTGTGCAGAAGTCGGCCTTGTCGACGAGCTTGCCGGTGAAGACAGCCTTCGCGCTGACGCCATCGCGTTCGCTAGCAAGATTGTTGCAGAAGGTCGCCCGCTCAAGAAAGTGCGCGACTCAAACGAAAAAGTGGAAGCAGCCCGCGGCAAACCGGAAATCTTCGACAACATTCGCAAAGCCATTGCACGCAAGACACGCGGTTTCTTGGCGCCCGAATATAACATCCAGTGTATTGAAGCTGCCGTGAACCTGCCCTTCGATGAAGGCATCAAGGTTGAGCAGAAGCTCTTCGGCGAACTCATCACCGGCCCACAGTCTGCAGCCCAGCGCCATGTGTTCTTCGCAGAGCGTCAGGTCTGGAAGATCCCGGGCATTGCCAAAGACATTGAGCAGATCCCTGTGAAGAAGGTCGGCATCATCGGGGCTGGCACCATGGGCGGCGGCATCTCCATGAACTTCGCCAATGCAGGCATTGAAGTGGTGATCGTCGAACGCGATCAGGCGCCACTCGATAAGGGCCTCGGCGTCATCCGCAAGAACTATGAGCGGACAGCAAGCAAAGGCCGCATCACGGCGGACGATGTAGAAACCCGCATGGGTCTCCTCTCCGGTGACACCGACATGAAGGCACTTGCCGATTGTGACCTCATCATCGAAGCGGTGTTTGAGAACATGGATGTGAAGCAGGACATCTTCAAACAGCTTGATGAAATCTGTAAACCCGGCGCAATCCTGGCGACCAACACGTCAGCTCTCAACATTGATGAGATTGCAAGCGTGACGAAGCGTCCGGAAGCCGTCATCGGCCTGCACTTCTTCTCCCCGGCAAACGTCATGCGCCTGCTGGAAGTCGTGCGTGCAGACAAAACCTCTGACGCAGTCATTGCAACGTCAATGGCGATTGCTAAGAAGATCGGCAAGATCGCTGCGCTCGTTGGTGTCTGCCCGGGCTTTGTCGGCAACCGCATCCTGGCTCAGCGCCAGCGCGAAGCCAATAAGCTCATCATGGAAGGCGCCATGCCGTGGGATGTCGACCGTGTCCTCTTCGACTTCGGTCTGCCCATGGGCCCATTTGCCATGTCTGACTTGGCAGGTCTGGATCTTGGCTGGCGGAAAGAAACGTCGAACCCCGATGGCGTACTTCGCGACCGTCTCGTGGAACTGGAACGCCGCGGTCAGAAGACCGGCAAGGGCTTCTACGACTATGATGAGAACCGCCAGGCGACCCCGTCTAAGGAAGTCGAAGACATCATCATCGAGTTCTCTGAGAAGACCCAGCACACACGCAGGGACGTCACGGACGATGAGATCCTGGAACGTTGCGTCTATCCCATGATCAATGAGGGCTTCAAAATCCTCGAAGAAGGCAAAGCGATCCGCGCCAGCGACATCGACATTGTCTGGATCAATGGCTATGGCTGGCCTGTCTATCGGGGTGGCCCCATGTTCTATGGCCAACAGATCGGCCTCGACAAAGTGCTCGCCAAAATGCAGGAGTTTGAAAAAGCCCACGGGCCGGAATTCAAACCATCCGCGCTTCTCGAACGCATGGTCTCCGAAGGCAAAAGCTACGCAGAGATGGGTTTCTAA
- a CDS encoding alpha/beta hydrolase fold domain-containing protein (Derived by automated computational analysis using gene prediction method: Protein Homology. GO_function: GO:0016787 - hydrolase activity [Evidence IEA]): MGITKFGDVLLIVMEYSQIMKIVEEGRSVVATQSQSGREFNTCPAADLPVPGVWVDRSTEVPDEAMVLYVYGGTFVLNRGPMHEVIAGKIAMHGRARVLCCDYRLAPENPFPAAIEDVAAVYEALLNQGCDPSNIVLMGDTAGCAIALSALLLLRERDIALPAGFVALCPIADLTFSGGSYVRNFRGGEKVSELEILAMLSGDYLQGEDPRAPLASPVFAELGGMPATQVHVDVNEVHCDDGVMLAERMRGCGCRVEFHQWDGLPSTWQKLAPLSSAASAALIRIGQFVRSRCRPPDVIPKDEAIAEEFVNIFDGHVQPHMTERVKQIMDWSVDHGPAWVWPFMERRLGQGSLVTQEQCEREWLHKVFNRSSDAAFLLSSSRHVLLTNELADAMCEGDTVFMQRHGRLQGIGHDVETELHEAFRKLAIGVPHVSFRLVGAEDERLFARLERLTSDEAEAIAPPVTLLTIATSNKKISIDEGALRSWFGLSAREACLAAAFAEGISLADYSAAEGLSMNTVRTQFAHIRAKLGAVDQADVVRQILQLSTSGRL; encoded by the coding sequence ATGGGCATCACCAAATTTGGTGATGTTTTGTTGATTGTGATGGAATATTCCCAAATCATGAAAATAGTCGAAGAGGGTCGTTCTGTGGTCGCCACCCAAAGCCAGTCTGGTCGGGAATTTAATACGTGCCCTGCCGCGGATCTGCCTGTGCCAGGCGTGTGGGTAGATCGCAGTACGGAGGTGCCGGACGAAGCGATGGTGCTCTATGTCTATGGCGGCACCTTTGTTTTAAACCGTGGGCCCATGCATGAGGTGATTGCCGGAAAAATTGCTATGCATGGGCGTGCACGTGTTCTCTGTTGTGACTATCGGCTTGCACCTGAGAACCCCTTTCCAGCGGCGATTGAAGATGTTGCAGCAGTGTATGAGGCTCTGCTCAATCAAGGGTGCGACCCCAGTAACATTGTGCTCATGGGGGATACTGCGGGCTGTGCTATTGCGCTTTCTGCGCTTTTGTTGCTCAGAGAAAGAGACATCGCTCTGCCAGCCGGTTTTGTTGCCCTTTGTCCGATTGCTGACCTGACTTTTTCAGGTGGCTCCTACGTCCGTAACTTTAGAGGTGGCGAGAAGGTCTCTGAGCTGGAAATCCTCGCCATGCTTTCTGGAGATTATTTGCAGGGCGAGGACCCGCGGGCGCCACTGGCCTCGCCTGTGTTTGCGGAGTTGGGTGGAATGCCTGCAACTCAAGTCCATGTCGACGTCAATGAAGTTCATTGCGATGATGGTGTGATGCTGGCTGAGCGGATGCGTGGGTGCGGCTGCCGGGTTGAATTTCATCAATGGGATGGCCTGCCCTCAACGTGGCAGAAGCTGGCCCCGCTATCTTCAGCTGCTTCTGCTGCACTTATTCGCATCGGCCAGTTCGTTCGATCACGGTGCCGTCCTCCAGACGTTATTCCCAAAGATGAGGCGATTGCCGAAGAGTTCGTGAACATCTTCGATGGCCATGTTCAGCCGCATATGACTGAGCGTGTGAAGCAGATTATGGATTGGTCAGTTGACCACGGGCCTGCCTGGGTATGGCCCTTTATGGAAAGACGGCTGGGGCAGGGGTCACTCGTTACCCAGGAGCAGTGCGAACGCGAGTGGCTTCATAAGGTGTTCAATCGCAGTTCGGATGCTGCGTTTCTACTCAGCAGCAGTCGGCATGTGCTACTGACGAATGAGCTAGCGGACGCAATGTGCGAAGGGGATACCGTGTTTATGCAACGTCATGGCAGATTGCAGGGGATCGGGCATGACGTGGAAACGGAGCTGCACGAGGCATTTAGAAAGCTGGCGATAGGAGTCCCCCATGTCTCCTTTCGGCTTGTTGGGGCAGAAGACGAGCGCCTTTTTGCGCGCTTGGAGCGGCTGACGTCAGATGAGGCTGAAGCAATCGCCCCACCGGTAACGCTCCTCACAATCGCTACATCCAACAAAAAGATCTCGATAGACGAAGGTGCATTGCGTTCCTGGTTCGGCCTGTCCGCGCGTGAAGCGTGTCTTGCCGCCGCCTTTGCGGAGGGGATCAGCCTCGCAGACTATTCGGCCGCTGAGGGACTTTCCATGAACACTGTCAGGACCCAGTTTGCCCACATTCGCGCCAAGCTAGGCGCTGTTGATCAGGCGGATGTTGTCCGCCAGATTTTGCAGCTCTCGACTTCGGGCCGGCTCTAG
- a CDS encoding DoxX family membrane protein (Derived by automated computational analysis using gene prediction method: Protein Homology.), which yields MQQATSPFLIGAGRWLLALYFFGPGMAKFLVPGQQLELMARHGVPAPELLLIVAGIANVVGALLFFANRYVLLTSLGFALYILVINLMLHDFWNFSGIEAQHETQNFFKNLGILAGLLVLAGASPWRAISLQGLKQSDAQADA from the coding sequence ATGCAACAAGCTACTTCCCCATTTCTCATCGGCGCCGGAAGGTGGCTTCTGGCGCTCTATTTCTTTGGGCCCGGTATGGCCAAGTTTCTGGTTCCTGGTCAGCAGTTGGAGCTAATGGCGCGACATGGGGTGCCAGCTCCAGAATTGCTGTTGATCGTGGCAGGGATTGCCAATGTGGTCGGTGCGCTGCTGTTCTTCGCGAACCGCTATGTGCTGCTCACATCGCTGGGGTTCGCGCTTTACATCCTGGTGATCAACCTGATGCTGCACGATTTCTGGAATTTTTCCGGCATTGAAGCGCAGCACGAGACACAGAACTTCTTCAAAAACCTCGGCATTCTGGCAGGGCTTCTGGTGCTGGCGGGCGCCAGCCCCTGGAGAGCGATAAGTCTCCAGGGACTTAAGCAGTCGGATGCACAGGCAGACGCCTAG
- a CDS encoding alpha/beta hydrolase fold domain-containing protein (Derived by automated computational analysis using gene prediction method: Protein Homology. GO_function: GO:0016787 - hydrolase activity [Evidence IEA]) → MSKTDIDELGTVKVEAEGLPVSGLWVMQPDAKPDSRIILYVYGGTFALNRGPMHEVIASRLATHARARVLLLDYRLAPEHPFPLAIEDIVATYETLVGLGQDPSKIVVMGDTAGAGIAFAAMLSLRDQGKPLPAGIVALCPLVDLTFSGGSYVANIRPRETTSDVELIMTLAFEYLQGADPRHPLASPALADLSGLPPVEIHGDVNDVLYDDAILLSEKLRGVGGKVNFHQWDGLPETWQELAPLSNQSSACLAKIGQFVRRRTSNPLSMTREESDQLVDAYQEHIKSYIQPHTADRIDQVFEWARVQGPDWVWPFIQRRLKHGALVTQDQVERDWLSLLFTQAADAMVLLSASRHVLLSNEQARLVLDQKSPLELKNGRLVGTSDGPEELLQQALDTLFSPAETDDGRALRLSTKEGDTMLIRCKRLAALPEDRGAPPVVLLRIIADPDKMPIDIESLQAWYDLSPREAAVAAAFAEGMSLTDYAEATDVAITTVRTHFANVKAKLDAPDQAAVVRKVLVAAASNRLF, encoded by the coding sequence ATGAGTAAAACGGATATTGATGAGCTTGGAACCGTCAAGGTTGAAGCTGAGGGTTTGCCGGTTTCCGGTCTGTGGGTGATGCAGCCTGACGCGAAGCCCGATTCTCGTATTATTCTCTATGTTTATGGCGGCACATTTGCGCTCAATCGAGGGCCGATGCATGAGGTTATTGCGTCGCGGCTTGCGACCCACGCTCGGGCGCGCGTCCTTCTGCTCGACTACCGATTGGCACCAGAACATCCGTTCCCACTGGCAATCGAAGACATAGTGGCGACCTATGAAACGCTTGTAGGCCTGGGTCAGGATCCTTCGAAGATTGTTGTTATGGGGGACACAGCAGGGGCGGGCATTGCCTTTGCGGCGATGCTTTCACTTCGGGATCAGGGCAAACCCCTTCCTGCCGGAATTGTTGCGCTCTGTCCCCTCGTGGACCTCACATTCTCTGGCGGGTCTTATGTTGCCAATATTCGTCCGCGCGAGACGACATCAGATGTTGAGCTCATCATGACGCTTGCGTTTGAATATCTGCAGGGGGCAGATCCGCGGCACCCCTTAGCGTCACCAGCATTGGCGGATTTGAGTGGGCTGCCGCCTGTCGAAATCCATGGCGATGTGAATGATGTTCTCTACGATGATGCGATCTTGCTGTCGGAGAAGCTGCGCGGCGTTGGCGGCAAGGTGAATTTTCATCAGTGGGATGGCTTGCCTGAGACCTGGCAGGAGCTCGCGCCCTTATCCAACCAGAGTTCGGCCTGTCTTGCCAAAATCGGTCAGTTTGTCCGGCGTCGGACGAGCAATCCGCTCAGTATGACAAGAGAAGAGTCCGATCAACTTGTCGACGCTTATCAGGAGCATATTAAGAGCTATATCCAGCCCCACACGGCCGACCGGATCGATCAGGTGTTTGAATGGGCGCGGGTACAGGGACCAGATTGGGTGTGGCCCTTTATTCAGCGCCGTCTGAAGCACGGGGCGCTGGTCACTCAGGATCAGGTGGAACGGGACTGGCTTTCGCTTCTGTTCACGCAGGCAGCCGATGCCATGGTCTTGCTCAGTGCCAGCCGACATGTCCTCCTGTCGAATGAACAAGCGAGACTGGTGCTCGATCAGAAATCCCCTTTGGAGCTAAAGAACGGCCGACTTGTTGGCACGAGCGATGGTCCTGAGGAGCTTTTGCAACAGGCATTGGATACGCTCTTCTCTCCGGCCGAGACTGATGACGGTCGGGCATTGCGTCTCTCCACCAAAGAAGGCGATACGATGCTCATTCGGTGCAAGCGTCTTGCCGCCTTGCCCGAGGATCGAGGCGCACCGCCGGTTGTGCTGCTTCGGATTATCGCGGACCCGGACAAGATGCCGATTGATATTGAGTCGTTACAGGCCTGGTATGACCTCTCGCCGCGAGAAGCGGCTGTGGCGGCTGCCTTTGCTGAAGGCATGTCGCTCACCGACTATGCAGAGGCGACGGATGTGGCGATCACAACAGTGCGCACGCACTTCGCTAATGTGAAAGCCAAGCTCGATGCGCCTGATCAGGCAGCCGTGGTGAGGAAAGTGCTTGTTGCGGCAGCCTCGAACAGATTGTTCTGA
- a CDS encoding autotransporter domain-containing protein (Derived by automated computational analysis using gene prediction method: Protein Homology.) produces MGKGKTGLKAALGLAVAVSSFGTFGVQPAAAAPSAGCAAANAGAFNLSIPIGNPLQFGGSVSQTFAAGDVITATTTGVPTGTQAFFSPGSLSIVNAAFADVTGSATIPSAGTFTLTRTLSANVLNGGTLTFTCTPGPMVGGGAGATPNADAQADTATNATTTAVIVEDRVVGGILDDVITTNPELRDPGQAEVEERRKLIAEWVDLREERNSLERETEELVERQEALKGALERDRENLEKEEDPDTRDPIAGATEGSGWLTLLSPINIGAATPYNLQRAIEREEKDLKEISAQIEAKRARLAEIEARQDAINGQVDNLPRDPGNPNDRYDPDLDLEDLGSGDGESILFVGRDPFARALMRYRGFRLDVADTGEGFNDTVKPLSFTRTLSSTVVGWVRAVYTDYEQDDASQQEGDTILVALGAHKDFSEALRLGLMATATWGDVASPVNNLDIDTTGYSLGAYGRYKWGAIDVNASTRIGLTDNDIAVSGTTGSYDTRLASATLGISGQEQLADNVWMRPAVSVTGTWVNREDYQNSAGTNIGGNTTWSGNVTAGPTIGTSLTPPSGFKRLEPAIGLQATYTFSDQDTQAGTVATSEDDYLSLSLSPQLSMEFNNGASVDVFGSYFGIGADLDGWSVGGTLSIPLN; encoded by the coding sequence ATGGGTAAGGGGAAAACAGGATTAAAAGCAGCATTAGGGCTAGCAGTTGCCGTAAGCAGCTTTGGGACTTTCGGGGTCCAACCTGCCGCAGCGGCACCCTCAGCTGGTTGCGCAGCGGCAAATGCGGGCGCATTCAATCTAAGCATCCCGATCGGCAATCCGCTCCAGTTTGGCGGCTCTGTCTCCCAGACCTTCGCCGCTGGGGATGTCATCACGGCTACGACAACAGGCGTACCCACAGGAACCCAAGCCTTCTTCTCGCCGGGATCCTTATCAATCGTCAATGCAGCTTTCGCTGACGTAACAGGCTCTGCGACAATTCCATCCGCAGGCACATTCACCCTGACCCGCACCCTCTCCGCAAATGTTTTGAACGGCGGCACCTTGACCTTCACCTGTACCCCCGGACCTATGGTCGGTGGTGGCGCTGGCGCAACCCCTAACGCGGACGCACAGGCGGACACAGCAACCAACGCCACCACGACCGCGGTCATTGTTGAGGACCGTGTTGTCGGCGGCATTCTGGACGATGTTATCACAACCAATCCTGAGCTACGGGACCCTGGCCAGGCAGAGGTCGAAGAGCGCCGCAAGCTTATTGCAGAATGGGTAGACCTCAGAGAAGAACGGAACAGCCTAGAACGGGAAACCGAAGAGCTTGTGGAGAGACAAGAAGCTCTCAAGGGGGCCTTAGAGCGAGACAGAGAAAACCTTGAGAAAGAGGAAGACCCAGACACCCGTGATCCGATTGCAGGCGCCACTGAAGGTTCTGGATGGCTTACATTACTTTCCCCAATCAACATCGGTGCAGCCACACCTTACAACCTGCAAAGAGCGATTGAGCGCGAAGAAAAGGACCTCAAAGAAATCAGTGCTCAGATTGAAGCTAAAAGGGCGCGTCTCGCTGAAATTGAGGCGCGACAAGACGCCATCAATGGCCAAGTCGATAATTTGCCTCGTGACCCAGGCAACCCAAATGATCGATACGACCCAGATCTGGACCTTGAAGATCTCGGCAGCGGCGACGGGGAGAGCATCCTCTTTGTTGGCCGTGATCCCTTCGCCCGGGCCTTGATGCGCTATCGCGGCTTCCGTCTGGATGTGGCAGACACAGGCGAAGGCTTTAACGACACCGTAAAGCCCCTCTCATTCACCCGTACACTTTCATCTACAGTCGTGGGCTGGGTCCGCGCCGTCTATACAGACTATGAGCAGGACGACGCCTCACAGCAGGAAGGCGACACCATTCTTGTCGCACTCGGCGCCCATAAGGACTTCAGCGAAGCACTCCGCCTCGGCCTCATGGCCACCGCCACCTGGGGTGACGTCGCCTCACCGGTGAACAATCTCGACATTGACACGACCGGCTACTCGCTGGGCGCCTATGGCCGCTACAAGTGGGGCGCCATTGATGTAAACGCATCCACCCGCATTGGCCTCACCGACAATGACATCGCCGTCAGTGGCACCACAGGCTCCTATGACACACGCCTTGCCTCCGCCACCCTCGGCATCTCCGGCCAGGAACAACTCGCCGACAATGTCTGGATGCGCCCTGCCGTGTCTGTGACAGGCACCTGGGTGAACCGGGAGGACTACCAAAACTCCGCGGGCACCAACATTGGCGGCAACACCACCTGGTCCGGCAATGTGACCGCAGGCCCAACAATTGGCACGAGCCTTACACCACCATCGGGCTTCAAGCGCTTGGAGCCCGCCATCGGCCTGCAGGCGACCTACACCTTCTCCGATCAAGACACGCAAGCCGGGACAGTGGCGACAAGCGAAGATGATTATCTGTCTCTCTCCCTTTCGCCACAGCTCTCCATGGAGTTCAACAATGGCGCGAGCGTAGACGTCTTCGGCTCCTACTTCGGGATTGGCGCAGACCTCGACGGTTGGTCCGTCGGGGGGACGCTCTCTATTCCTCTAAACTAG
- a CDS encoding autotransporter domain-containing protein (Derived by automated computational analysis using gene prediction method: Protein Homology.), translating to MATPAIASPGCDAANNGSFNRTIPTNANQALQFNGQFDIGDILTVTVLGSPLFLFVDLVFGITPQQLISLNNANGSDSATVTATGNNIIDIALTAGAGGATSLVFTCTPASGTSSGSSTDQSDTATNSTTTSVIVENGVVNGIIDGASREDPNIKSDIDTLAEKRANQVWLELQALKKREEELAADVRHFMDDADASPFETFGDQEGETTATVTEALISDPEEKRAMEKRQQAWLEAAQQELFDLEDKIEELEVELRGLPKPTLGQPQPDEAEQGDGEEILFAGRDPFARALMRYRGFHLDVADTGEGFSESIKPLSFTRSLSSTIVGWVRAVYTDYEQDDASRQEGDNILVALGVHKDFDDELRVGLFATSTWGDVTSPVNNLDIDTTGYSLGAYGRYKWGEIDVNASTRIGLTDNDIAVSGTTGSYDTRLASATVGISGQEQLADNVWMRPAISVTGTWVNREDYQNSAGTNISGNTTWSGNVSAGPTVGTRLTPPSGFKRLEPAIGLQATYTFSDQDTQAGTVATSKDDYLSLSLSPQLSMEFENGASVDVFGSYFGIGADLDGWSVGGTLSIPLN from the coding sequence ATGGCAACCCCAGCAATTGCGTCACCAGGCTGCGATGCCGCAAACAATGGGAGCTTCAATAGAACAATCCCAACAAACGCCAATCAGGCACTCCAATTCAACGGTCAGTTCGACATAGGCGATATCCTGACGGTGACCGTGCTGGGGTCCCCATTGTTTTTATTCGTCGATCTCGTTTTCGGTATCACACCGCAACAACTGATTTCGCTCAACAACGCAAACGGGTCTGATTCAGCCACCGTGACGGCAACCGGCAACAACATTATCGACATCGCCCTCACCGCCGGTGCAGGTGGCGCAACAAGCCTCGTCTTTACCTGTACACCCGCTTCAGGCACCTCATCTGGATCTTCTACCGATCAATCCGACACAGCGACCAACTCAACCACCACATCAGTGATTGTGGAGAATGGCGTCGTGAACGGGATCATTGATGGCGCGTCGCGGGAAGACCCAAACATCAAGTCAGACATTGACACTCTCGCGGAGAAGCGAGCCAACCAAGTTTGGCTGGAGCTGCAGGCACTGAAGAAACGCGAGGAAGAACTCGCCGCAGACGTCCGACATTTCATGGATGACGCCGATGCCTCACCATTTGAAACCTTCGGCGATCAAGAAGGTGAAACGACCGCGACTGTAACTGAGGCGCTTATCAGTGATCCCGAAGAAAAACGAGCAATGGAAAAACGCCAACAGGCCTGGCTGGAAGCAGCACAACAGGAACTCTTTGACCTAGAAGACAAGATTGAGGAGTTGGAAGTAGAACTGAGGGGCCTACCAAAACCTACGTTAGGCCAACCCCAACCCGACGAAGCAGAACAAGGCGACGGTGAAGAAATCCTCTTTGCAGGCCGTGACCCTTTTGCCCGCGCCTTGATGCGCTATCGCGGGTTCCACCTGGATGTTGCGGATACCGGTGAAGGCTTCTCAGAGAGCATAAAGCCTCTCTCCTTCACCCGCTCGCTGTCCTCCACCATCGTCGGTTGGGTGCGCGCCGTCTATACCGACTATGAGCAAGACGACGCCTCTCGCCAGGAAGGCGATAACATTCTCGTCGCACTCGGCGTGCATAAGGATTTCGACGACGAGCTCCGTGTCGGCCTCTTTGCAACAAGTACCTGGGGAGATGTCACTTCTCCGGTCAATAATCTCGACATTGACACGACCGGCTATTCGCTGGGTGCCTATGGTCGCTACAAATGGGGTGAGATTGATGTGAATGCCTCCACCCGAATTGGCCTAACCGACAATGATATCGCTGTCAGCGGCACCACAGGCTCCTACGACACACGTCTTGCCTCCGCTACAGTCGGCATCTCCGGCCAGGAACAACTCGCCGACAATGTCTGGATGCGTCCAGCCATCTCTGTCACAGGCACCTGGGTGAACCGCGAGGACTATCAAAACTCCGCAGGCACAAATATTAGTGGCAACACCACCTGGTCGGGCAATGTTTCGGCGGGACCAACTGTGGGCACGAGGCTCACTCCGCCATCGGGCTTCAAACGCCTGGAACCCGCCATCGGCCTGCAGGCGACCTACACCTTCTCCGATCAAGACACGCAAGCCGGAACCGTGGCGACAAGCAAAGATGACTATCTGTCTCTCTCCCTTTCCCCACAGCTCTCCATGGAGTTTGAGAACGGCGCGAGCGTCGATGTCTTCGGCTCCTATTTCGGGATCGGCGCAGACCTTGATGGCTGGTCTGTCGGAGGAACACTCTCAATTCCCCTGAACTAA